From Bacteroidales bacterium, one genomic window encodes:
- a CDS encoding ATP-binding protein: protein MKKISFFTFAVCAAMVLLPLESALCQNNPYKIDDGLYKYYDLCVRNVKSPKVLSMSDTLFRMSKKKGDVKAQCLAANLKGEYYYFQNDLRSLLAERTKIINFAVKTPYKQYVFGVWNRVIAMYLMRGDVATALDEIKKFQKEALALNEPYAIGLAYKHLSDVYFLQGDYEQSVKELNKAIDYEAANGKKNELYTLYNSVGHTYLYWGKYDLSAKYFKLGLQNSPTEIAKGTNYLQLARIALLNKDLKESERYFSLLKNWERSYALNPASRFSKYEFLIDYYVSLKEYDKAFVYCDSLEGIGKDKYLSNIYAKMGDYKNAYDSYLKFSKAERETFNDNLKSNLAQFTAYYDNERFENEKNKLALNNSRLALEKLEIKDKLLASEKAGNALALSNANLELRNNHLTLLTQKSQVEKQKMEANRQHLLAVNAQQKARNMRTIIIMMVLVFIILLGSALLYAAQRHAAAKRLLEEVKKGKRAQAEAERANEMKSRFIQNMSHEIRTPLNAIIGFTDLLNDPSSNLQQPEKENFTKLVHDNGNLLVTLINDVLDLSKLESGTYEIKYATASASEICKHATDSVMGRVAPGVKMFFKAPDSDILFKTDPKRVLQILINLLTNACKCTEKGSIELAYHADENKIYFSVSDTGCGIPAADAEKIFDRFEKLDKFKQGTGLGLNICKQITKLLHGDIYLDTSYTGGARFVFEQPLNNES, encoded by the coding sequence GTGAAAAAAATCTCCTTTTTTACATTTGCTGTTTGCGCGGCGATGGTTTTATTGCCCTTGGAATCAGCTTTGTGTCAGAATAATCCGTATAAGATTGATGACGGCTTGTACAAGTATTATGATTTGTGCGTCAGAAATGTAAAGTCCCCCAAAGTTTTGTCGATGTCAGATACTCTCTTTAGAATGTCAAAGAAAAAGGGGGATGTTAAAGCTCAGTGTCTGGCTGCTAATCTAAAAGGGGAGTACTACTATTTCCAAAATGACCTAAGAAGTTTGCTTGCCGAGAGAACCAAAATTATAAATTTTGCAGTCAAAACTCCTTATAAGCAATATGTATTCGGCGTATGGAACAGAGTGATTGCCATGTATTTAATGAGAGGGGATGTTGCTACGGCCTTGGATGAAATTAAGAAATTCCAAAAGGAGGCACTTGCTCTTAACGAGCCTTATGCAATAGGGCTTGCATATAAGCACTTAAGTGATGTCTATTTTTTGCAGGGAGATTATGAACAGTCTGTAAAAGAACTAAATAAAGCTATTGATTACGAGGCTGCAAACGGCAAGAAAAATGAATTATACACTTTGTATAATTCTGTAGGACATACATATTTGTATTGGGGGAAGTATGATTTATCTGCCAAATACTTTAAGCTGGGGTTGCAAAATTCTCCTACTGAAATTGCAAAAGGTACTAATTATCTGCAACTTGCAAGAATAGCTCTGCTTAACAAAGATCTAAAAGAGAGTGAACGATATTTTTCCCTTCTTAAAAATTGGGAGCGTTCTTATGCTTTGAATCCGGCAAGCCGCTTTAGCAAGTATGAATTTCTTATAGATTACTACGTCTCTTTGAAAGAGTATGATAAGGCATTTGTTTATTGCGATTCTTTGGAAGGTATTGGAAAGGATAAGTATTTATCCAACATTTACGCAAAGATGGGAGATTATAAAAACGCGTATGATTCCTATTTAAAATTCAGCAAAGCAGAGAGGGAAACATTCAATGATAATCTTAAGTCAAACCTTGCGCAGTTTACAGCATATTATGATAATGAAAGATTTGAAAATGAGAAGAATAAGTTGGCTTTGAATAATTCCAGGCTTGCTTTGGAAAAGCTGGAAATAAAAGATAAGCTTCTTGCATCGGAGAAGGCCGGCAATGCGCTTGCGCTTTCTAACGCCAATCTTGAGTTAAGGAATAACCATCTTACTTTGCTTACCCAGAAATCCCAGGTGGAGAAGCAGAAGATGGAGGCAAACAGGCAACACCTTTTGGCTGTAAATGCTCAGCAGAAGGCGCGCAATATGAGGACAATTATTATTATGATGGTGCTGGTATTCATAATATTACTTGGTTCCGCTCTTCTGTATGCTGCTCAAAGGCATGCAGCAGCAAAACGCTTGCTAGAGGAGGTTAAGAAGGGCAAGAGAGCTCAGGCTGAGGCTGAGCGTGCAAATGAAATGAAGTCGCGTTTCATTCAGAATATGAGCCATGAAATCAGAACGCCTTTAAACGCTATAATTGGTTTTACAGATTTGTTGAATGATCCTTCATCTAACTTGCAGCAACCAGAAAAAGAGAACTTTACCAAGCTTGTACATGATAACGGCAATTTGCTGGTTACGCTAATTAATGATGTACTTGATTTGTCCAAACTTGAGAGCGGCACGTATGAAATTAAATATGCAACCGCCAGCGCTTCAGAAATTTGCAAACATGCGACTGACTCTGTTATGGGACGTGTAGCGCCTGGGGTTAAAATGTTTTTTAAAGCTCCCGACAGTGATATCCTATTTAAGACAGATCCAAAAAGAGTTCTTCAAATCCTAATTAATTTACTTACAAATGCTTGCAAGTGCACGGAAAAAGGGAGCATAGAGCTTGCCTATCATGCTGATGAAAATAAAATATATTTTTCTGTATCAGATACCGGATGCGGCATCCCTGCGGCGGATGCAGAAAAAATATTTGACAGATTTGAAAAACTGGATAAGTTTAAGCAGGGAACGGGGCTTGGATTAAACATTTGCAAACAGATAACAAAGTTGCTGCACGGCGACATTTATTTGGATACTTCATACACCGGGGGGGCGAGATTTGTATTTGAGCAACCTCTTAATAATGAGAGTTAA
- a CDS encoding TolC family protein has translation MFCSNSNKLVGVFLACCFCAVSYAQQPSKSISLDDAVLLARTQSVDAAVALNELKTAYWEYRTFRADLLPEVNFTATAPSYTKSYNAYQADDGTYKFVRSNYMEMYGRVSVNQNIWTTGGTLSLQTSLDYLKEYSGDKNKQFMSVPFAVTLNQPIFGVNDMKWKRKIKPEKYAEEKAAFLSATEEVTMTTIQYFFNLLLAKENVSISRQNLANAEKLYEVAKAKREMGKISQNDVLQLQLNVLNAKSSLTDYESVFKSNMFKLRSYLGLDASVDLDPQIPGNVPEITLNYDDVLAKAQENNSFSHNVARRQLEADYAVAQAKGDLRKINLYAQVGYTGTNKSINSSYENLKPNQVVQVGITIPLLDWGKRRGQVKVAESNREITESKLKQETMNFNQNIFILVEQFNNQLRQLKISEQADSITRKRYQTNVETFMVGKISTLDLNDSQTAKDEARREHVNKLFYYWYYYYQVRDLSLWDFADNKSIDADFERIIDK, from the coding sequence ATGTTTTGTAGTAATTCAAATAAGTTAGTTGGTGTTTTTTTAGCGTGTTGTTTTTGCGCTGTGTCTTACGCCCAGCAGCCATCTAAAAGTATTTCTCTAGATGATGCAGTGCTGCTGGCCAGGACTCAGAGCGTAGATGCGGCCGTTGCTCTTAATGAACTGAAGACTGCCTACTGGGAGTATAGAACTTTCCGGGCCGACCTTCTTCCGGAAGTTAACTTTACTGCAACGGCTCCCAGCTACACTAAGAGCTATAACGCATATCAGGCGGATGACGGAACTTACAAATTTGTCCGCAGCAACTATATGGAGATGTATGGCAGAGTCTCTGTAAATCAGAATATTTGGACCACAGGAGGCACGCTCTCTTTGCAAACATCTTTGGACTATCTTAAAGAGTATTCCGGAGATAAGAACAAACAATTTATGAGTGTTCCGTTTGCCGTAACTCTTAATCAGCCAATCTTTGGAGTTAATGACATGAAGTGGAAGCGCAAGATTAAGCCGGAAAAATACGCTGAGGAAAAGGCGGCATTTCTGTCTGCTACAGAGGAGGTTACAATGACCACTATCCAGTATTTTTTTAATCTCCTTTTGGCTAAAGAGAATGTTTCTATATCCCGACAGAATCTTGCAAATGCGGAGAAACTTTATGAAGTTGCCAAGGCAAAAAGAGAGATGGGTAAAATCAGCCAGAATGATGTGCTCCAGCTCCAGCTTAACGTGCTTAATGCAAAGTCCTCATTGACAGACTATGAGAGTGTTTTTAAAAGCAACATGTTTAAGCTGCGTTCTTATCTTGGATTGGATGCCAGCGTAGATTTGGATCCTCAGATTCCGGGGAATGTCCCTGAAATTACACTTAATTATGATGATGTTCTTGCAAAGGCACAGGAGAATAATTCATTTTCGCACAATGTTGCAAGGCGTCAGCTGGAGGCAGATTATGCTGTGGCTCAGGCTAAAGGAGACTTGCGTAAAATTAATCTTTATGCTCAGGTGGGTTATACAGGAACAAATAAGAGCATTAATTCCTCTTATGAAAACTTGAAGCCTAATCAGGTTGTTCAGGTGGGTATTACAATTCCGTTGCTGGACTGGGGAAAGCGGCGCGGGCAAGTTAAAGTGGCTGAGAGCAATAGAGAGATAACGGAGAGCAAGCTAAAACAAGAGACAATGAATTTTAATCAGAATATTTTTATTCTGGTTGAGCAATTTAACAATCAGTTGCGGCAGCTAAAAATTTCAGAGCAGGCGGACAGCATCACTCGCAAGAGGTATCAAACTAACGTTGAGACCTTTATGGTTGGGAAAATCAGCACCCTGGATTTGAATGACTCGCAAACAGCTAAGGATGAGGCGCGCAGAGAGCATGTGAACAAATTGTTTTACTATTGGTATTACTATTATCAGGTAAGAGATTTGTCTCTTTGGGATTTTGCGGATAACAAAAGTATTGATGCTGATTTTGAGAGGATTATTGATAAATAA
- a CDS encoding NCS2 family permease, with amino-acid sequence MKFIERLTGFDAQKNVMRTEVIAGITTFLTMSYILAVNPAILGQAGMDKGAVFTATAITSAVATILMAIVAKLPFGLAPSMSINAFFTFTLVMGMGYSWQMALTCVLIEGVLFLLITACNVQKYLLMAIPVSQRHAISAGIGIFIAFIGLKNAGLVVSSQTTLVQLGKITPATLLAFATIILAGVLLHRKVIGGLFISIIVFTLIGIPLHITEIPKGFSFVSIPHSMAPTFWKFDFSQLMDVNVIMVIVTLLFLNVFDTMSMIVGLAGKAGVTKENGDIPRFKGALMSNAFSVALGSILGTTSVSTFSESATGIAEGGRTGVTSLVAGVMFLIALFLAPIFMMIPIAATTGPLVIVGVLMMDEITKIDLEDMSEALPAFLTVVMISLTSSIADGMIIGLISYVLVKMLAGKFKDLNVAMYILAGLFILKYIFS; translated from the coding sequence ATGAAATTCATTGAGAGATTAACGGGATTTGACGCGCAGAAAAATGTAATGCGCACAGAGGTTATAGCAGGTATAACAACCTTTTTAACAATGAGTTACATTCTTGCTGTAAACCCTGCAATTCTGGGGCAGGCAGGAATGGACAAAGGCGCCGTATTTACAGCAACCGCAATAACAAGCGCTGTGGCGACCATACTTATGGCAATAGTGGCCAAACTGCCTTTTGGGCTGGCGCCAAGTATGTCTATCAATGCGTTTTTCACCTTCACTCTTGTGATGGGAATGGGTTATTCATGGCAGATGGCGCTGACTTGCGTACTAATAGAAGGCGTTCTGTTTCTGTTGATTACAGCGTGTAATGTTCAGAAATATTTGCTGATGGCAATTCCCGTCAGCCAAAGACACGCAATCTCCGCGGGAATTGGAATTTTCATTGCGTTCATAGGACTTAAAAATGCGGGACTGGTTGTCTCCAGCCAAACTACTCTTGTCCAGCTTGGCAAAATTACTCCGGCAACTCTTCTGGCTTTTGCAACAATTATTCTTGCGGGAGTGCTGCTGCACAGAAAAGTTATAGGCGGATTATTCATAAGTATTATAGTGTTCACACTTATTGGTATTCCTCTGCATATCACAGAGATACCAAAGGGATTCAGCTTTGTCTCAATACCTCATTCAATGGCACCTACATTCTGGAAATTTGATTTTAGCCAGCTTATGGATGTCAATGTGATAATGGTAATTGTCACGCTGCTGTTCCTGAATGTGTTTGATACAATGAGCATGATTGTAGGACTTGCAGGGAAAGCAGGAGTAACAAAGGAAAACGGTGATATACCGCGTTTTAAAGGTGCGCTAATGAGCAATGCATTTTCAGTTGCACTTGGTTCAATCCTTGGAACCACCTCTGTATCTACATTTTCTGAGAGCGCAACCGGCATTGCGGAGGGAGGCAGAACGGGCGTTACAAGCCTTGTGGCAGGCGTAATGTTCTTGATTGCGTTGTTCTTAGCTCCAATCTTTATGATGATACCGATAGCAGCAACCACGGGACCGCTTGTCATTGTGGGAGTTCTGATGATGGATGAAATCACAAAGATAGATTTGGAAGATATGTCAGAGGCGCTGCCTGCATTCCTGACGGTTGTAATGATTTCCCTAACATCCTCAATAGCAGACGGTATGATAATAGGACTAATCAGCTACGTCCTGGTAAAAATGCTGGCCGGCAAATTCAAAGATTTAAACGTTGCCATGTACATACTTGCCGGACTGTTCATCCTCAAGTACATTTTCAGCTAG
- a CDS encoding L-serine ammonia-lyase gives MESIKEIFKIGKGPSSSHTMGPRKAAQVFKKSVENLNVSSYSVTLYGSLAATGKGHLTDLAIKEILGECNIIWQPEVFLPQHPNGMFFQAFDANGKLLKSYTTFSIGGGDISDTGKRTDENSIYPHSKMKDILKWCMANGVTFWEYVQLHEDKDIWDYLAHVWKKMQASIKEGIDNEGVLPGPLKFARKASSFYIKSKGYQGSMQRRAITFAYALAVAEENAAGGTIVTAPTCGSCGVVPAVFYLDKESYNFSDKKILRGLATAGLIGNLIKTNASISGAEVGCQGEIGSACSMAAGGAVQLFGGTPMQIEYGASMGMEHFLGLTCDPVMGLVQIPCIERNAFAATRAIDANVYALMSDGNHRASFDTVIEAMKKTGHDLPNLYKETSEGGLASIITH, from the coding sequence ATGGAAAGCATCAAAGAAATTTTCAAAATTGGCAAAGGCCCCTCCAGCAGCCACACAATGGGACCTCGCAAAGCGGCGCAGGTTTTTAAAAAATCCGTCGAGAACTTAAATGTGTCATCTTATTCTGTTACTCTTTACGGCAGTCTTGCCGCAACAGGGAAGGGACACTTGACGGACCTGGCTATCAAGGAAATACTTGGTGAGTGCAATATTATTTGGCAGCCGGAGGTTTTTTTGCCGCAGCATCCAAACGGAATGTTTTTCCAGGCATTTGATGCAAACGGCAAACTGTTAAAGAGTTACACAACCTTCAGCATTGGCGGCGGAGATATCAGCGATACCGGCAAGCGGACAGATGAAAATTCAATTTATCCTCACAGCAAGATGAAGGATATTTTAAAGTGGTGCATGGCTAATGGGGTGACTTTCTGGGAGTACGTGCAATTGCATGAGGATAAAGATATCTGGGATTATCTTGCCCATGTATGGAAAAAGATGCAGGCTTCTATTAAAGAAGGAATTGATAATGAGGGAGTTTTGCCAGGACCGCTAAAGTTTGCAAGGAAGGCTTCTTCTTTTTACATAAAATCAAAAGGCTATCAGGGCTCAATGCAAAGGCGTGCGATTACATTTGCTTATGCTCTTGCAGTAGCGGAGGAAAACGCGGCAGGCGGAACAATAGTAACTGCCCCAACTTGCGGTTCTTGCGGAGTAGTACCTGCAGTTTTTTATCTTGATAAGGAGAGTTATAATTTTTCTGATAAAAAAATATTGAGGGGACTCGCGACAGCTGGTCTTATTGGAAATCTTATTAAGACAAATGCCTCTATATCAGGGGCGGAGGTTGGATGCCAGGGAGAGATTGGTTCTGCCTGCAGCATGGCGGCCGGTGGCGCTGTTCAGCTTTTTGGAGGAACGCCAATGCAGATAGAATATGGTGCGTCAATGGGAATGGAACATTTTCTTGGACTTACTTGTGATCCTGTAATGGGCTTAGTACAAATACCTTGCATAGAGCGCAACGCTTTTGCTGCAACACGTGCAATAGATGCAAATGTCTACGCTTTAATGTCAGACGGAAATCACAGAGCAAGTTTTGACACTGTTATTGAGGCTATGAAGAAGACCGGGCATGATTTGCCAAACTTGTATAAAGAAACTTCTGAAGGAGGTCTTGCAAGCATTATAACTCATTAG
- a CDS encoding ATP-binding protein produces MKLRGLFWVLALMLCGVCVAVFFLLPATAHKDMYIIEAALLVILLYLIFFFRRAIRPYRIISNGMDLLKAQDFASRLRKVGQPEADNMVNIFNTMMDQLKNERLNVREQNKFLDLLVDASPMGVIITDFDGHITQYNKSAAEFIMPVSAQQHQVTDAQPVGTKIISANYNINGRTLGELEFPLAKMLWQMPIDETDIFRFGSTKVYKCSKLSFYDHGFKHPFYLIESLTKEVLEAEKAAYGKVIRVISHEVNNTVAGVTSTLDTVKSSLSDGSDAHGAAVQNGVADALQACTDRCMSMSNFITRFADVVKIPQPILQPADLNKVIENERLLLENMCGSRGVKLSFNIDRNKFNVMLDIPMFEQVLTNVVKNSVESIKEGSAGGGASAADAGTVAIKTDASLKLLEISDNGAGISKDIEQKLFTPFYSTKPNGQGIGLMTISEILTRHHFDFSLRTYPDGITRFRINF; encoded by the coding sequence ATGAAACTTAGAGGATTATTTTGGGTGCTTGCATTGATGCTTTGCGGTGTGTGCGTGGCTGTTTTCTTTTTGTTGCCGGCTACTGCTCACAAGGATATGTATATCATTGAGGCGGCGCTTCTTGTAATTCTCTTGTATCTGATTTTTTTCTTCCGCCGGGCAATCCGTCCGTATAGAATTATCTCTAATGGTATGGATTTGCTTAAGGCTCAGGATTTTGCCAGCAGGCTAAGAAAAGTTGGACAGCCTGAGGCGGACAACATGGTCAACATTTTTAACACCATGATGGACCAGCTGAAGAATGAGCGTCTTAACGTAAGAGAACAAAATAAGTTTCTGGACCTTCTTGTGGATGCTTCACCTATGGGGGTGATTATCACAGATTTTGACGGCCATATTACTCAGTATAATAAATCTGCCGCTGAATTTATTATGCCGGTTTCTGCACAACAACACCAAGTTACTGATGCACAACCTGTCGGGACAAAAATTATTTCCGCCAATTATAATATTAATGGTAGAACTCTTGGCGAGCTTGAATTTCCTCTTGCAAAAATGCTTTGGCAAATGCCTATAGATGAGACCGATATATTTAGGTTTGGCAGCACTAAAGTTTACAAATGCTCTAAGCTCTCTTTTTATGATCACGGCTTTAAGCATCCGTTTTATTTGATAGAGAGTCTTACAAAGGAAGTGCTTGAGGCGGAGAAAGCGGCTTACGGTAAGGTAATTAGAGTGATTTCCCATGAGGTTAACAATACAGTTGCCGGCGTAACTTCAACTCTGGATACGGTAAAAAGCTCATTGTCAGATGGCTCTGATGCGCATGGAGCTGCGGTGCAAAATGGTGTTGCCGATGCGCTTCAGGCTTGTACTGACCGCTGCATGTCAATGAGCAATTTTATAACTAGGTTTGCGGATGTTGTGAAAATTCCGCAGCCTATCTTGCAACCTGCTGATTTGAATAAAGTTATAGAGAATGAAAGACTGTTGCTGGAGAATATGTGCGGCAGCCGTGGAGTAAAACTTTCTTTTAATATCGACAGAAATAAATTCAACGTTATGCTGGATATCCCTATGTTTGAGCAGGTTCTGACAAACGTGGTGAAGAATTCCGTTGAGAGCATAAAGGAGGGGAGTGCTGGCGGTGGCGCAAGTGCGGCTGATGCAGGGACTGTCGCGATAAAGACAGATGCCTCACTTAAGTTGCTGGAAATAAGCGATAACGGAGCCGGTATAAGCAAAGATATAGAGCAGAAACTCTTTACTCCTTTTTATTCCACAAAGCCAAACGGACAAGGCATCGGCCTAATGACAATCAGTGAAATACTTACGCGCCACCACTTTGATTTCTCTTTGCGCACGTATCCAGATGGTATTACCAGATTCAGAATCAACTTTTAA
- a CDS encoding ATP-binding protein produces MSKKKKDVKAQCLALNLKGEHYYYVWDIDNLLKEKEKIGNFARKTPYTQYVFSIWNRVINYYLSSGSMSKAMDEMRAYQKEALRLNDRYGIGNSYKKISDTYIALDNYDLALEELQKGAEYFKAHNLSVELDNIYASMGNVYLLSGKPELSIKYYNEALSITPVESTKGPYYLALARANLQQNNLIETERYMKLAQEWEKHHKMTVLNNSVKFKLYCEYYIKDGELNKALQYTDSIPELNAYKYKTEIYEKMGDYKNAYLLYCRYAEQEKNKINENSRRSLSEYTAMYDKERVENEKNALALKNSQLALEQLKTKDMLLAAEKAGNLLALSNTKLELKNKNLALKTQKAEVEKQKADASRQRAISANARQHARNIRRFSAILILFFIMLSGAAFAYASQRQRAAVKLKGEVDKVKRAREEADRAREAAEKSQKEAEDANKMKSLFIQNMSHEIRTPLNAIIGFTDLMNDSSSQLDSADKEQFRRLIHDNGNLLTTLINDILDLSKLESGTYDIHIESLSALNVCKNAVASVQSRVKKNVKLIFDPAAGNIAFDSDPQRVLQVLTNLLTNACKCTDNGSITLSYKKIDDNISFSVTDTGCGVPAEDAEKIFDRFEKLDKFKQGTGLGLNICRQIATLLKGKIYVDTSYTGGARFIFEQPIHQAS; encoded by the coding sequence ATGTCAAAGAAAAAGAAGGATGTTAAAGCTCAGTGTCTTGCGCTTAACTTAAAGGGGGAGCATTATTATTATGTCTGGGATATTGACAACTTGCTGAAAGAGAAGGAAAAAATAGGGAATTTTGCAAGGAAGACTCCTTATACGCAGTATGTGTTTTCTATTTGGAATCGCGTGATAAACTACTATTTGTCATCTGGTTCAATGTCTAAGGCCATGGATGAAATGCGCGCATATCAAAAAGAGGCGTTGCGGCTTAACGACAGATACGGCATAGGCAATTCATATAAAAAGATAAGTGATACTTATATAGCGCTGGATAACTATGATTTAGCGCTGGAGGAGCTGCAAAAGGGCGCCGAATATTTTAAGGCTCATAATTTGTCCGTAGAGCTGGATAACATATATGCTTCCATGGGTAACGTGTATCTCCTAAGCGGCAAACCCGAGCTATCAATAAAATATTATAATGAGGCTTTGTCCATTACTCCGGTTGAAAGCACAAAGGGCCCTTATTATCTTGCGCTTGCAAGGGCAAATCTCCAGCAGAACAACTTGATTGAAACAGAACGTTATATGAAATTGGCTCAAGAGTGGGAGAAACACCACAAAATGACTGTTCTAAATAATTCCGTTAAGTTCAAGTTATATTGTGAATACTATATCAAAGACGGAGAGCTAAACAAGGCGCTTCAATACACAGATTCAATTCCGGAATTGAATGCATACAAGTATAAGACAGAGATATATGAGAAGATGGGAGATTATAAAAACGCCTATCTTCTTTATTGCAGATATGCAGAGCAGGAGAAAAACAAGATTAATGAAAACTCCAGAAGAAGCTTGTCTGAATACACGGCGATGTATGATAAGGAGAGGGTGGAAAATGAGAAAAATGCTCTTGCGCTAAAGAATTCTCAGCTTGCTCTGGAACAGCTGAAAACCAAGGATATGCTGCTTGCGGCAGAGAAGGCGGGAAACCTTCTTGCGCTCTCTAATACAAAGCTTGAATTAAAAAATAAAAACCTTGCATTGAAAACACAAAAGGCTGAGGTTGAAAAGCAAAAAGCCGATGCAAGCAGGCAGAGAGCTATTAGTGCAAATGCCCGCCAGCATGCCCGCAATATCAGACGTTTTTCAGCAATTTTGATTCTGTTTTTTATTATGCTGTCGGGAGCTGCATTTGCATATGCTTCTCAGCGACAGAGGGCTGCTGTTAAGCTGAAAGGAGAAGTTGATAAGGTGAAGAGAGCCAGAGAGGAGGCGGACAGAGCAAGAGAAGCGGCAGAAAAATCTCAGAAAGAGGCGGAGGATGCAAACAAGATGAAGTCTCTGTTTATTCAGAATATGAGCCATGAAATAAGGACTCCTTTAAATGCAATAATTGGTTTTACAGACTTGATGAACGATTCTTCTTCTCAACTTGACAGTGCTGATAAAGAGCAGTTTAGAAGATTAATCCACGATAACGGCAACTTGCTTACAACCCTCATCAATGACATCTTGGACCTTTCCAAGCTGGAGAGCGGAACGTACGATATACATATAGAATCTCTAAGTGCGCTCAATGTGTGCAAAAATGCTGTTGCTTCTGTTCAGAGCAGGGTTAAGAAAAATGTGAAATTAATCTTTGATCCTGCTGCGGGCAATATCGCTTTTGACTCTGATCCGCAGAGAGTTTTGCAGGTATTAACAAATCTTCTTACAAATGCCTGCAAGTGTACTGATAATGGGAGCATTACACTTTCCTACAAAAAGATTGACGATAACATATCATTCTCTGTGACAGATACCGGATGCGGTGTCCCGGCGGAAGATGCGGAGAAAATATTTGACCGGTTTGAGAAACTGGATAAGTTTAAGCAGGGTACCGGATTGGGACTAAATATTTGCCGCCAGATTGCCACTTTGCTAAAAGGTAAAATTTATGTAGATACCTCATATACAGGTGGTGCGCGTTTTATATTTGAGCAACCTATACATCAGGCGAGCTAA
- a CDS encoding sigma-54 dependent transcriptional regulator, producing the protein MILVVDDDRAIRSSLSLMLERNNYEVVCAAMPEEAIEVVRTRTPQLVLMDMSYSAQVDVEEGLTLLKQVKVFCPKVPVILMTAWGSIQLAVRGMQAGAFDFITKPWNNTVLMQRIETALQLTTDSAAPYGSSDYDAKGGDGANKNGTVGNKKLLRTGIIGKSKALQNVLATVERIAPTNASVLITGESGTGKELIARAIHENSRRAERPFVEVNLGGISQSLFESEMFGHKKGAFTDAIADRAGRFQTADTGTIFLDEIGELDLSCQVKLLRVLQEQTFEPLGDSKPHRVDVRAVSATNADLKKMVKEGTFREDLYYRINLITIEMPALRDRREDIPLLVKYFIDKQCEENKLTAVQADKSAMDYLSSLPYPGNIRELKNLVERTLLVRGGDTLTAEDFRSQYEPAASVAGASAGAGRGSHNLTLDEMEKATVIEALKKFDGNMARAAKSLGISRAALYRRLEKYGISNEKDK; encoded by the coding sequence ATGATACTGGTAGTTGATGATGATAGAGCAATTCGCAGTTCTCTTTCTTTAATGCTGGAACGCAATAATTATGAGGTTGTTTGCGCCGCTATGCCTGAGGAGGCGATTGAAGTTGTGAGAACCAGAACTCCGCAGCTTGTGCTGATGGATATGAGCTACTCTGCGCAAGTGGATGTAGAAGAGGGACTTACGCTGTTAAAGCAGGTTAAGGTATTCTGTCCTAAAGTGCCTGTGATTCTGATGACTGCGTGGGGCAGCATTCAGCTTGCCGTGCGCGGAATGCAGGCCGGCGCCTTTGATTTTATCACAAAGCCGTGGAACAATACCGTTTTAATGCAGAGGATTGAGACTGCTTTGCAGCTCACGACAGATTCTGCTGCACCTTATGGCTCAAGTGATTATGATGCCAAAGGTGGTGATGGCGCTAATAAAAATGGAACTGTCGGGAATAAAAAATTATTGCGCACAGGAATAATAGGAAAGAGCAAGGCGCTGCAAAATGTGCTTGCTACTGTTGAGCGCATTGCACCGACCAATGCTTCCGTCCTGATTACGGGAGAGAGCGGAACAGGCAAGGAGCTGATTGCCCGTGCAATACATGAGAATAGCCGGAGGGCGGAGAGACCTTTTGTGGAGGTGAATCTTGGCGGAATTTCTCAATCGCTGTTTGAAAGCGAGATGTTCGGACACAAGAAAGGAGCTTTTACAGATGCAATTGCAGACCGCGCCGGGAGATTTCAAACTGCAGATACCGGAACAATTTTTTTGGATGAAATAGGTGAGCTTGACCTATCTTGCCAGGTGAAACTTCTGCGCGTGCTGCAGGAGCAAACGTTTGAGCCATTGGGAGATAGCAAGCCGCACAGAGTGGATGTAAGAGCGGTCAGCGCTACAAATGCGGACCTTAAGAAAATGGTGAAGGAGGGAACTTTCCGAGAAGATTTATATTATAGAATTAATCTGATAACTATAGAGATGCCTGCGTTGCGGGATAGGAGGGAAGATATTCCTCTGCTTGTAAAATACTTTATTGACAAACAGTGTGAAGAGAATAAACTTACTGCTGTTCAGGCTGATAAGAGCGCAATGGATTATTTGTCTTCTTTGCCTTATCCTGGGAATATCCGTGAGTTGAAGAATCTGGTTGAGCGTACGCTGCTTGTGCGCGGAGGTGATACTTTGACTGCGGAGGATTTTAGGAGCCAGTATGAGCCGGCTGCCTCAGTGGCGGGGGCGAGTGCCGGAGCGGGGCGCGGCAGTCACAACCTCACGCTGGATGAGATGGAGAAAGCTACTGTAATTGAGGCTTTGAAAAAGTTTGACGGCAATATGGCGCGTGCCGCCAAATCATTGGGTATCAGCCGTGCTGCGCTGTACAGACGTTTGGAGAAGTACGGAATTTCAAATGAAAAAGATAAGTGA